One Candidatus Nitronauta litoralis genomic window, GTGTAATACATGAAGTTCTGAATGTTCTTTTCTGGCGAGGGAGAGAGCTAGATCCACTATTTTTCTATTCATCAGGTCTTCTTCCTCATTATTTGAGAAAGGGTTGGTATCTACTGCCGCAAGAATTCTATTAAATTTGATTGATTGATCTGGTTTAATGAGCCATACAGGGCAAATACAGTTTCTGATCAAGTGAATGTCATTACTTCCCAAAATTCCACACATCAGGCCTGCTTCTCCTTCCGCATTTTTGATTACCAGATCAAAATTAAACCTTAAAACCTCACGAATAATTTCAAAATAAGGCTTTCCATTTAATACATCTGAGCTGATCGAGATATTATCCAGGTTAAATGAATTTATTGTATTTTGAATTTCAGTTTTTCGCGATAGGATCGCTTGATCCATTAAGTCCTGTTTTTCCAGGATTAATTTTGTTAATTCAGAAGCAGTGCCAAACTGGATTTCCGGAGCCAGGTTTTCCAAAACATCTATAATTTTAAGATGGGCTTTATTCGCTTTAGCTAGTTCAAACGCCCGGGTCAGAGCTAATTTCGGATTTGAATTTCCATCTAAGACGAGAAGAATATTTTTAAATTGTTTCATTGTTTACACCTCATATAAAATAGTGGAAATGGGCTGCCATAAATATTCAAAAATGGTAAGACAATACTTAGGTATTGATGTTAATCATATTCGTTATATTCCACCCAACTGTAGTATATCGTATAATAAATTTCATTTTTGCACCTGGCTTGCAACCTGCTTCGAGGTGTACTGTGCGTTGTCAGATCAACCTGTACCCGATTTGGATTTAAGTCAAAGACACCAGGGTTTTGTGTTTCCTCTGCAGAACAAAACGTGGTTGATTAGAACCACCTCGAAAATCGACATGGTCCCAGTGGCGACCGCGACCAGGGATTAGATTTTTTGGAAAAAACGTTTTTGACATTATATGGTTGGGGAATATGCGATAGAGCTTTGATGATTATCGTTTTATAGTTTGCTAAGATCGTGTGAAAGTTTAGTTTTTCCGTCATTCTTCAGGAGATGATCCATTCAATGAATAACGAAAACCATGTCCTCGTAGGGATTATTATGGGTTCCAGGTCCGATTGGGAAACCATGCAGCACGCAGCGGACACTTTAAAGCTCCTTGATGTGCCGCATTCAGTGGAGGTTGTCTCGGCACACCGCACGCCTGACAAGCTGTTCCAGTACGCGGAAAATGCTGAGAAGCTAGGAATTGAAGTCATTATCGCCGGAGCTGGTGGCGCTGCCCATTTGCCTGGGATGGCAGCGGCGAAAACCTCTCTACCTGTTCTGGGTGTCCCCGTGAAATCCAAAGCCCTGAATGGTATGGACTCGCTGTTGTCTATCGTTCAAATGCCTAAGGGAATCCCTGTTGGAACGCTGGCAATCGGCAAGGCAGGAGCCGCCAATGCGGCGTTACTGGCAGCGAGTATTCTGGCCAACAAGTACCCGGAGATTAAATCGGCACTAAAGAATTATCGAAAACAACAAACTGATACGGTATTAGAAAACCCTGACCCCGGTGAGAGTGATTAATGAACATCGGTATTCTTGGTGGAGGCCAGCTGGCCCGTATGATGGCCCAGGCCGGTTCCTCCCTCCAACTAGGTTTTATGTTTCTTTCTCCTGATCCTCACGCACCCGCGGCACCTTTTGGCGAACATCTTTGCGCTTCCTATGATGACAAAAGCGCCCAGGAACGCCTGGTTCAATGGGCCGATGTGGTGACTTACGAATTTGAAAATATCCCCCTGCCATTAGTGGAGTCGCTTGAGCAGCGTATACCGCTTCATCCTGCATCCTCTGTGCTGGCAGTTGCCCGGGATCGCTTGTCTGAGAAAAATCTCTTTCGCAGTCTGGGAATTCAAACAGCAAAATTCGCCCCGGTGGATAACCTGGAAATGTTGAGGAGTGCTTTAAAGGACATAGGTTTTCCGGCCATCCTCAAATTTCGTACTCAGGGGTACGATGGTAAAGGCCAGGCCTGGTTGCGTAAAGAAAGCGACAGTTCGGAAGTATGGGGACGGGTTGGAAAAGTCCCATGCATTTTGGAATCCATGGTGCCTTTTTGTCGGGAAATTTCGATCATCGCCGCTCGCAACCAACAAGGTGATATGGTTTTCTATCCAGTGACCGAGAACCATCATCGTGATGGAATCCTGCGTCTATCAATCAGCCGCCCCGACGATTCCATGCAAGCGGAGGCTGAGTCGAAAATCAGAAAAATAATGGAACACCTGAGTTACGTGGGGGTGATGGCGCTGGAACTTTTTCATGTTGAAAATGAACTGTTTGCCAACGAGTTGGCGCCGCGTGTTCATAACAGCGGTCATTGGACTATTGAAGGCGCAGAAACCTCGCAATTCGAAAACCATTTGCGAGCCATTTCCCAACTCCCTTTAGGTAAAACCTCCTCAACGGACACTACGGCAATGGTTAATTTAATTGGTCATTTGCCAGGAGAAGCGCAAATCGGGAATATCCGGGGTGCCACATTGCATTCATATGATAAATCAGAAAGACCCGGTCGTAAGGTGGGGCATGTTACCTTGACCAGTGGTGATTGTTCGGCAGAGGAATTTGATCAACGGCTGGAGGCTTTACTTCAGCTTGCAGGTGAGGCTGAATTGGCCAGTCAGAAAATTTTATAGGTTTGCTTGCCGGCCAAAAAAAATTAAAACACAGCTCTGAATTTTATCTACACCCTAGGAATCAAAATGATCAGGGCGCAGTACGCTTGCATCCAACACAAAGAGGCTGCCAGAGTGACGTTCCAAAAAGGGTTTGATGCCGGATAAGATAGGTTCCACTTTTTCTTCCGGAACAATGGTCAATATCATTTGAAGGCTGCTCGTGTCGTTGAACATCATATGGCCTTCGTGGAAACCACCGTGTCCTTTGCCGGAGATATTGTTGAAAATTGTGTAACCACTGGCTTTAATCTGATCAAGAACGTCTGTCACGAAATGAAGGTGCTCTCCTTCAATAATGATCTTTATTTCTTTCATTGGGTGAAGTGTCAAGCCGTCCATGATTTTTCTATTCTCCTAAACAAGATTATATCGAATGAATGGGTTCCCATATGTTGGGCGATTTAAAGAGGAAAAACTCCATGACTTCTGGATCTAAAGCCACAATATGGAGCCATTGGTTTCTCGTCAATTTTTGCAGGAGATTATGCCGAGAAATAATGGTGGTGATCATTTCACGCGGTGCTTCTATTATAACAAATAACCGCATGGGTTCATGGTAAGGTTTGTCGCCATCAAATACTGTCTGGATAGGGAGTCCGACACAAAGGTCGCTTTGGGTGCCAAACATGACACCAACACGCCCCACCACATTGTGATACGCTTTGCTTCCCGCTCCAAAAACCTCTGTGTCAACGGTGGAAAAATAGTGTTCCATATTAATCCATTGTCCTACGACCATTGGAGCGGTCATGATGATTTCCAGGTATTTTCCATCGGGGTCTCTTTTATAATCATAGGAATGTAAAAATGTCCGGGCTTCCAGATTTAATCCCTGTGTCAACAAACGTCGGCCGGTGATAAATGCCGTATGTCCGGAAAGCCCCCATTCCGGTCGTACCTGAGACCAGTCTATGCTTCGAGTTTTGGTCCTCTTTAGCGCGCTGAACTTTCCATTTAAATCTGATTCGTCTGGCATGCGTGCTAACCGCTCCCTGCTGTTTTTTTCACCAGCTTCGTGGAGGTCGCGCTGAAGCCGGATCAAATCTTTTCGGTGGGTGGCGGGGACGTCTTCCAGATCATAGAGCTCAACTTCGTCTGTTGTGGTGTCGTGCTGTCCGGGCAGAAAATGTGTGTCCTCAGGAATCACCAGGTTTTTCAAAGCCAGCAGGTGCCGGACCTCGGGTTTGTTGGCCATGACGGCCAGGGCGCGTGCGTTGGATACTCCATGGTTACCACCGCATGCGCCGCAATCGAGGGCAGATTCGTAAGGATTGTTGTCTGAAGTGCTGCCATGGGCACAAAGCAGGATGAGACGGGAAAATGTTTTGAATCCTAATACCCTTAAAGCCGTCTCCACATAATGAGCCTGCTCTGCAACGGTAAAGCCTGCCTGGGTTATCCGTTGCATTTGGCGGTCCACGTCTCGCTCATTTACATCAAATTCTTTTCTGAGTACCTCAATAAAACGTACCAGATCGGGTTCGCCCCACTGCAACAACTGGTTCAGCTCTTTATTGTCAAGACTGTCGATTGGAATTTCATTCATCGCCAGTTTCCGCAAACGTTCCACTTGCTCGTGGGAAACAGTGGCGCCGAGCGAACCATATTGCTCGATCAAAAGTTTGTAAATGGATGCCCGGTGTTTAGAGGCAACCATTTCGTGGGCCTCATCCCGTTCAATTTTTTCTACAGTCAGCGTTGTGCCTATGGGAATAGCCAAACGCTCTTTTAACCATGAGACTGCACTTTTGAACCAGTTCGGGCGCAACGTTTGTCCGAAAAGCCTGAATCCAAAAAACCAGCCAATTGCTTCCACCATGACATATGGGGTGATGACGTTTTCTTTTAAGTCATGCAGCAATGTGTGGCCAGCCTTGGCGAGTTGTTGTCCTTCCAGAAAATCCTGCGCAGCCTTGGCTTGATAGGCGCGGGGAATTTCTTTTACAACGTGCTTGGGTTTCAGAAGAACCGGGCATTGGTCTGTCTGGTGTTCGCTCGAAAACTCTTGATAGCAGATGGGAACCCCAAAAAAACCGGCGAATCCAAATGTCTCATTTCCGCCAACTTCTTCAAGATGTCTTCTGAAGCCTTCTGATCTGACATCGATGCAAAATATGGATTGGGAAAGAGGACGCGATTCTGTTGGCTTTTCTTCCGAAGCATCAATCTTTTTGAGTTTTTCAATATTAGGAGTGAATTTTTTCACAAAATCTGTGATGAAGCTGGATTCCAAAGCTTTGAGCCAGACCGGTCCATGTTTTGATTCGGGAAACTCTTCAACCCAATCCAGCAAAGTAACTAATGGCACGGGGCCACTCTTCAAAATATCCTTTAAGGGTATGTTAATCGATTTTGCAAGATGCAAAACTATCAAGGCCCGAACGTCAATTTCCTGCTGTTCCCGAATTTGTTCCCACTTTAGAATCAATTCGGGATTGCATTGATCCAGCTTTTCTATTCGCAGGGGTTCCTGGATGAACAGGGACATATCCAGATTGTTTTCAATGACCTCTGGCAAACCTCGGGTTTGATAATCTTTAAAAAGACCATACCCGACTGAGAATTTATTCAGGTAAGCTCGTATCGAAGTATAGCTCCCGGGAATGGCTAACCTGGAGCGACAGGCCAGATCCACAAGTTCTCTTTCATAAAAAATACGAACGGCCATGTATTTGACAAGGTCAATTGGGAACGCGTTTTGCCATTCATAGTCCAACTGTTCAGAGCGCCATTTGATGAGTCCTGTCCACCCGGCCAATTGAGCAAAATGCAGGGTAAAATAGTTGATCCACAGTCCTTTCGGAATCGATAATCTGGCCATGATTTCGAGGATTGCATCTTCTGGTCGATCAGGTAAATTTTTGATTTTGTTTTTCCAATCGGGAATACCCAGGGAAGAACCGAAACCGTCATCCTGGGCTAACTCTTTCCAACTGCCGTAGAAAGATTTTTCCCTCAAGGGCATTCCCCAGGGGCCATGCCCCTCATCGAGAAACCCGCTGATCCATTTGATAATTTCACTATTGATTTGGCGTTGTACATCAGTTCCAAATGTCTGGTCGCACCATTCACCAAGCGTGTACCGTGTCGCCAGCTCTTCCTGTTCACGGCTTGCATAACCCTGCAAAGATTCCTTGTGCTCGTTGTTTTTCGGAAAACCCCGGACTTTCTGGATCAGATCTTTTATTTCTGGTTGGTTATGTGAAGATTGCAAAACCGCCGAAGCCACGTCTGCAGCTATTTTCCCGGTGCCTTTGAGCAATATTGTTTTCAGAAACTCCAGATGAGAAATATTTTTATTGCCCAATTCAATGGTGGCATCTTTTGATACGTCCTTTAAGGCTTCGTTCAGAGCCTCAACAGTTATTCGCCCTTGTTTTACAAAGTTTCGGTATTCTTCATTAGGTAGAAATCCGCGCCCCCCAAAAAACCGTTCAGCCTCCTTAATCGCTTTTTCGAAATGGAAATGTTCCAGACCGTGAAGCGGATTATGATGGATAAACGTTTTCATAGGCCAGAAATGAGAAATCGGTTCACCCGCCAGCATCACGAACGAGCGCAATTCAATCTGCTGGGCTTCAGTTGGAGTCTTGGTTTCTTTGTCGTCGATGGTAAGCATGGCTTTGGCCTGCTGACTTCCTGAAAAAGTTAAACAATTGGTGCGCTAGTAAAGCAGTCCGCTATAGCCAGCGCCTAATAATAAAACGGTTACTGCGACAACTTCCTTTGCCTGCAGATCAGAATAAGGTACATCCGTGCGCGTTGCTCCAAAAGCGGTTTGGTGGAGCATTTGAATGAAAAACCAGCCACCTCCCAGCCAAACTGCAAGAAACATCAAAAAAACCTTGATGAAACTTCCATCCAAAACATCGACTGTTGGCATCAGGACCAAACCCGAAAACGTAGGGAACATTGGGAGAAACAGTGAGAAACTCACAAGAATAACCAGAATAATTCCAAACCGGGGCATTGGAGAAGCGAGCCCGGGAAGTTTTCCAATGATCTGCCATCCATATCGTAGCCGAATAAAGGAAAATGCGAGGCAAATGCCACCCAACGCAAAGGCGACAGCAATACCAAACGCGATTCCCCACTTGGGAAAGCTCGGAAAAATATTTAGCAATCCCCACACGAGCGATATGTGTGCCACAGTAGCGGCTGCGACGAACAGATTGCTTTGTTTTTGTCCAAGAGCGGCTAAGGAAGAATAAAATGCACTTACCAAGGCTAACAAACTTATGACCAGAAGCGTATCAGCTGTAAGCGAAGAGTAAATCAGGTTCAATTCCGCAAGCCCGATAGCTAACCAAACGACAATCCAAAAGCTTGAGAGAGATCCTTTCGCTCCTTCTATCGTTCCCACAAACGGAAGATGGAAAGGAAACAGAGGCAGGAAGGTGACTGCCAGAAACAAGCTGGAATACATCTGCAAGGTGTTGTCGCCCAGGGCGGAACTCAAGGAAAGAAAGATGGCAACGAAAATATGAATGAGAATGAGGGTCGTTCGAAAGGAGCGATTTTTACCGCGAATAAGAGAAAATGCGGCATAACCCAGGAGGCCGCATAGGAAAAGCCTTCCCACAAGTCCCTCGCAAAGCAATGCGCCCAGGGCCAGTCCCATAGTTGTCATGCTTGAAGAGCAGATTCCCGCAGCCTGGTGCGACTTTCCCTGGCAAAGCATGACGCAAAAACCTGAGAGAAGCACCGCAAAAGCTAAAAATCCATTAGGGGGATCTGTTTCTACAGCAAAGGCAAGAAACAAGGCCAAAATTACAATCGTCATCAAACCCAGAGTTTTAAGGCTGGAAAACGAAATGTTCACAATCTTCCTGACAATTCCCACAATAAGCGGAAAAAGAGCAAAAATTATTGGAAGAGAATGTTGAGTATTCATCATTATTTCCAGTCGTGTTTAAAAACGATGAGCTACCTTTTGAGCCAGCCGGAGTATGTTTCTACTCCATCGCACATAAGCCAGGTCTACATAGAACCGATTGATTAGCAGAATGTACATTTGTTTTCGTAACGAAACGAGCCAATCTGCAATAAATATTTTTTGTCCCTTGGCATTGGTATAGAGAACAAACCAGCCAACAAGAATGAGCGCAGTGGCGGTGAATATGATCAAGTCAAAGACATGCGGATTAAAAGCCGCTGCCACAAAGAAACTTTCTGATACCCCCGGTTCAGGGTAAAGGAAATGTGTGAATTCCTCTCCAGCCCACAGGTAAACAAATCCAATGAAAAACAATGCACCGATCATTGTGCATGCGACTTTCCAGGAATCGACGGCTTGAAGACGATATAAGCTGAACATGACCTGGGAAGCCGTTACCCAACCGAAGAAGAGGAAGATAACCGCACCGTGTGCATCCTGCAGAGGTATTTCCAGCATGTCGTGGGCGATCATAAGAATCACAAGCGGCATCAACAACGTGACCACTAACCCCGTTACCCAGGTTAAATGGGTGGAAGATTTGTTTTCCTCAATTATATGTTCTGAAGAATGGGGAAGCTTTGGTTCTTCCCGTGAAGCATGGATGCCGGTTCCTGCTCCCAGAAACAAGGTCGCTTTAAAAAGACCGTGGGCAATTAAATGAAAAATTGCCAGGGCAAATGCCCCCAGTCCACATTCCATAATCATGTAACCCATTTGCCCCATCGTGGAAAACCCAAGAGTTTTCTTGATGTCGTTTTGAGCCAGCATCATGGAGGCTCCCAGCAGAACCGTCAAAACTCCTATCAAAAATACAATATGAAGCGTTGTCGACGAGAGAGCATAAAACGGAGCCAACCGGTTCAATAGAAATCCGCCGGCATTGATAATTCCTGCATGCATAAGAGCCGAAACGGGGGTGGGCGAATCCATGGTGTCGGGCAACCACACGTGTAAAGGGAATTGTGAAGATTTGGCCATTGCGCCAACAAATATGAGGAGTCCAATCAGAGCAATGACATCGATTTCAAACAAGTTCCCCGGTAATAAAGAAACCGTGTATGGATTTTCTGCCGCTGCTGCAAAGAGTTCATTAAATTCCAGGGTTCCAAAATATTTATAGGCAAGAAACAATCCACAGAGAAAGCTCACGTCTCCCACGCGATGGACAAAAAACGTTTTAAACGCATTGCGGCAAGCGTCGGGATGGGAAAAATTAAAATTAAGAATAAGGTATAGAGCGAGACTCAATAACTGCCAGAACATGAACAGCATGAACAGGTTCGGACTGGAAACGAGTGAGAGGATGACAAAGGTCATGAAGCTCAATAGCCCAAAAAACCGGACGTAACCATTATCTCCTTCCAGATACCGGACCGAATAGACATGAATGACGACACTGACGCTCGTGATCAGCATCATCATGGTGGCCGTGAGACGATCGACCAGCATGCCAATCTTCAAAATAGCAGAACCCTCAGAACTCAATGTCCAGAAAACAAACCGGACTGTTCCCTCGTTGCTTACATAATAGAGAGTCCAGGCAGAAATCAGGCAGGATATAGAAGTGGCAATAATCCCGACCTTGGCCACATGGTTGGGCATGCGGTTGCCATAGACCCAGATTAAAAGCCCGGCTAGAAGAGGAAAGAGAGGAATAAGAATCGGGAGGGTCATGGTCTATATATTTTTAATACCTGTTTTAATGTTTGAAATTTCCATAAACCGCTTTAAATTGGATGGTTGCAATTTAAAATTCAATTTATTTATGGCTCGTTTCTGCAAGTTTCCTTTGAAAATCTAACCAGAAAACCAGGCATAAGTTTTTGCCATAGTATAAAGATGATTCTTCGCAAATAACGATTTAAAAAATTTGATCCATAGATTTTTTTGAATGAAAAGGTGGAAAAAATTGAATTGACCAAAGATCAGTGTCCCGAAGAGGGTGGGGTGGTTTGAATTCCACCTTCTATACTGGCTCCTTAGGCTGTCTTGCTTCGTAAACGAGAGCTTCGCATAAGTGTTTCCTGGCATTGCAAATATTTAAGGAGGTCACCCTTCTCACCCTTCCATTCGACAAGCTCAGCAACAAGAACGGGCTCCAGGCTCCGGGTGACGCATTAAACCAGTGCAATGCCTGTCTGAGCGAAGCCCTTCGTCAGGCCCATGAAAAAACTCCGAATCTTGCCCTGGACTTTGATTTTGAGGTTATGTAAAGACCTCTTAATAACTGTGGCTGTATTAACCGGGAAAAAATGCCGTCTGGATATCGCACAAGTATTGGAAAGATGCATCACTGGATGAGTGCGACCAGACACAGCGATAATAGGGCACTATCTGGTCGTCCGCTAAGGAAATACACTTGCAAAAGGCTGAAAGAAGATATCCATTTTTTTTTCACCCGCATCCCCGTGAGAAACCCCGCCATCAACGCTGCGTTTCATTTATTCCTTAAACACCCCTTATCTTTTTCTCACAATAGACTTAGAATAAGCGGGATTGTTGAACCCATAACTAACCCCGGAAGAAATTCCACCCTCCAAAAGAAGTGACCTTTATATGAACATAAATGAAATACCGATTGGTGAAGCTCCGCCCTGGGATGTTAACGTGATCATCGAAGTCCCGTTTGGCCGTGAGCCGGTTAAATACGAAATGGACAAGAATTCCGGTGCCCTGTTTGTTGACCGGGTGATGCACACCTCCATGCGCTATCCCTGCAACTACGGATTCATACCCCACACGCTTTCAGAAGATGGAGACCCGATTGATGTGCTGGTCGCGTCGCCAGTGGAGTTTTTATCCGGGTGCATCGTCCGATGTCGACCGGTCGGAGTTTTGAAAATGGAAGATGAAAAGGGGGCGGACGAAAAAATCCTGGCAGTGCCGGTGAATGCCCTGAATCCTTATTACAAACACGTCAAAGAATATACAGAATTGCCCAATATGCTGCTGGATCAGATATCCCATTTCTTTTCACGCTACAAGGATCTGGAATCCGGTAAATGGGTTGAGCTGGATGGCTGGGCCGGGGCTGAGCACGCCGCTGAATTAATCCAGCAATCGATTGAGAGAGCGATTGACTAACGTTGATCCGTTTGAAGAGCCAGTCTTATTAATTCGTGGTTTTTTTTGTGCGAAGCCCTTCCCGCGCAAGATTCATCATGCTCTGGGTAGGAGGATCAGCCGCTTTGTCAAACCCAATGCTGTCCGGCGACAATCCGGTCATCAAACCCATCCCAGTTTTAAAGTCCCCGCCATTTCAGTGAGTCCCGCCAGTTTGTCCGGAAAGAACATGATGCCGAACTGGCACACAACCGGGTCAAACGCATGATCCTCAAATGTCAGGGACAGGGCACTGGCTGTTTTAAACGTTACGCCGTGTAAATGGCCACGCTATTCTTTTGCAAAGTCAAGCATGGATGGATTCAGGTCGGTAGCGACAATTTGAATCTGATCGGGGAGGGGCTGTCGCAGAAATTGCGTTGAGATTCCGGTTCATCTGGCTACTTCCAGAATTCTGCCTTCTGCAGGGATATTTTTCTTAACCCGTCGTGCCAGATCCTTCGCGGAAAACTCGAACCAATAGGGCACCCAGCCGGGCAACGCCCGGTGGTAACTGGGAAAAACCTCTGGATCTACCCCTTCGGGGCACTAAAGCTTAGGAAAAACACCTTGGCCACGCTCCCTCTGGTCGCTCGCGATGACGGGTTTTCAAAAAAGTTTTTGTGCGATGGGGCTGGCAATATTTAATTAAGTGTTTCTACCAATTTTCCTCGTCACTATCTGGAAGTGTTTCGCGTTCGCCGTCTGCGTAGGACCCCGGGATGCTGTAGCCATTGTCGAGCCATTTGCCGAGGTCTTGAAGCTGGCAGCGTTCGGTGCAGAAAGGGAAGTAAGAGTTGCCCTCCTGCCCAGTCTTTTTGCGGCAGGTGGGACAGTGCGGCGTTTTGTCTTTTGAGGCGGTGTTCATTTTTTATTCGTTGCGCGACGAGTCCTACCGATACGGCATGTCGTTGCCGCTCAGTTGTGTTGAGATTTCGCGTTCGATCTGGTTTTCCTGGGTGACAAAATCCTCAAGCGCTTTTGTAGAATCAAACTCAAACTGGCGCGGTTCCTTCTGTCCGCAGATTTCCTCATCCTGCTCCACGATGATATGGGTACCCTCGATAGAGGCGATTTTGAATTTTTTTCGGGTGTTCAGCCGTTTAAAAATGGTGCGGCACTGGATTTCATATTCCTGATCCGTAGGCATCGGGGTTCCTCCTGTTAGCCGGTTTTTCAAATTAATTCACTAAATGATGCCCCTATTATAATTCTTTCAACCCCGAATTGTAGATTCTGTGTAGGAAAATTTAAAAATTTTTGAAGTCTTCGGGGGTTAATCGCAGGCTCAATTTATGTTAAGATTGTCTCGCATTTTCTGTAGGTCTGCAATCCCGCCTCGAGTTCTCGAAGGTGGGTCATCAATCTCCGCTCTCGGCTTGCTCAAGCCATTCAGGAATGACCCCATGCCCTCTTCCCGTACCTTAAAGTCCCTGGCCGAAACTCTCATCGAAGAATCGTCTGCTCCCTTTTCCACCGAAGAATATCTCGAGCGCGTTAAGGACAATTGGCGTCGGCGTATCGCTCCATCGACTCTCGAAGGTCTGAAACAGAATTTGCAGGATCATCACCTGCTGATCGAGACACCCGAAGGCGGTTATTTGCCATATCGTCTTGTGCTGGAACGCATCGGTCATGTGCCGTTGCTTATCAAGTTCAGCGCGATGGAGTGGCAGCGACAGGTATTCATCCCGGGTCATCAGGTGATCCCGTTTCTATCCGGCGAATTGAGCGAGGAGGATCCGGTGTTTCACGATGTTGGTGGACGCGAGATGAAAAAAAAGCGCGAATCATTTTACATTGAAGAGGTGCTGACGCATTTCGAATACGCAGGGGAAACCCATTTCCCGGATCGCATTCGCATCAACGAACGGCTGCCGGGTAAAAGTAAAATCGATCTCACCGTTTGGGACCTGTCGTCACTCATCGAAAGCGGAGCTTTGAAATCCGGTGACGCGCTGAAAGTTACCCTTCAGGATTACCACACCGGCCGATTTCAGTTTGAAATATATCCAAAGGAAGAGTTGCGGCGTGATCGACTGCGCCTGCGCGCGTTCCATGTAGCGCTTGAAAATACGATGAAGCGCCAATGGGAAGAGGGCGGATCCAAGCCAGTCGGACTCGAAAAACAGTTGCTTCAATCCATCTTCGCGTTGGATAAGGATCAACTCAATCCGCCGGCCTTTTCATTGACAGAACTGGTGGAGTCGCTGAACCACCTGTC contains:
- the ppa gene encoding inorganic diphosphatase, whose protein sequence is MNINEIPIGEAPPWDVNVIIEVPFGREPVKYEMDKNSGALFVDRVMHTSMRYPCNYGFIPHTLSEDGDPIDVLVASPVEFLSGCIVRCRPVGVLKMEDEKGADEKILAVPVNALNPYYKHVKEYTELPNMLLDQISHFFSRYKDLESGKWVELDGWAGAEHAAELIQQSIERAID
- a CDS encoding class I SAM-dependent methyltransferase, with protein sequence MSLTFEDHAFDPVVCQFGIMFFPDKLAGLTEMAGTLKLGWV
- a CDS encoding DNA gyrase inhibitor YacG; translation: MNTASKDKTPHCPTCRKKTGQEGNSYFPFCTERCQLQDLGKWLDNGYSIPGSYADGERETLPDSDEENW